Proteins co-encoded in one Oncorhynchus masou masou isolate Uvic2021 chromosome 22, UVic_Omas_1.1, whole genome shotgun sequence genomic window:
- the LOC135509526 gene encoding cyclin-dependent kinase inhibitor 1B-like — protein sequence MSNVRVSNGSPTFERTDARFSDHPKPSACRNLFGPVDHEELRRDLKGHLQEIEETSSAKWNFNFSSQTPLLNGRFEWELVDSKDIPRFYSRTQRSAKGLCPSGNNNVDLNGNSCVTPPQPSENTERSESKEQCTGQRKRPACHDLSSQNKRSHSSSDENTRCPALAHSVEHTPLKTSPRTQT from the exons ATGTCAAATGTTCGTGTTTCAAATGGGAGCCCTACATTTGAAAGGACCGATGCTCGGTTTTCGGATCACCCCAAACCGTCAGCCTGCAGGAACCTTTTCGGCCCGGTGGATCACGAAGAGTTAAGGAGGGATTTAAAGGGACATTTGCAAGAGATTGAAGAGACGTCCTCAGCGAAATGGAACTTCAATTTTTCAAGTCAAACACCCCTATTAAACGGGAGATTCGAATGGGAATTAGTGGATAGTAAAGACATTCCACGTTTCTACAGCAGAACTCAACGATCGGCAAAGGGCCTTTGCCCCTCTGGGAATAATAATGTGGATCTTAATGGGAATAGTTGTGTGACTCCACCGCAGCCCTCTGAAAACACAGAAAGGTCGGAGAGCAAAGAGCAGTGCACCGGGCAGAGAAAAAGACCAGCCTGCCATG ACCTCTCGTCCCAAAATAAAAGGTCACACAGCAGTTCGGATGAAAATACTCGTTGCCCAGCCTTGGCGCATTCTGTAGAACATACACCCTTGAAAACCAGTCCCAGGACTCAAACGTGA